From a region of the Hemitrygon akajei chromosome 16, sHemAka1.3, whole genome shotgun sequence genome:
- the LOC140740383 gene encoding immunoglobulin lambda-1 light chain-like: MIRTLCFFWSLAMWLGSGESQTLIQPPTVSVGPGATAALECNIGTKDGNYVSWLKQTPGTTPQWILYYHHSLSAPTYGSGFSSDRFTSTVNSAGTVYKLNIKNVELNDAAVYYCGKWFSSGNYNLLGPGTKLFVTDQQLPDPSVKLLGPSAEEMSAKGTGTLVCLVSKLSVGFPVVSWTVDGSPTSREVKTSAVRRNTDRTFSLSSYLTVPGTDWSSGKVYSCVVKLGEASTTSATVTQSNC; the protein is encoded by the exons ATGATACGGACGTTGTGCTTTTTCTGGTCTCTGGCAATGTGGCTGGGCT CCGGAGAATCCCAGACTCTGATTCAGCCTCCGACCGTGTCGGTGGGTCCAGGAGCCACGGCCGCGCTGGAATGTAACATCGGAACAAAGGATGGCAATTATGTAAGTTGGTTGAAGCAGACACCGGGAACAACCCCACAATGGATCCTGTACTACCATCACTCACTCAGCGCCCCGACCTATGGGTCTGGCTTTAGCAGCGACCGTTTCACGTCGACAGTCAACAGCGCCGGCACCGTTTACAAGTTAAACATTAAAAATGTGGAGCTGAATGACGCTGCCGTCTATTACTGCGGAAAGTGGTTTTCATCGGGCAATTATAACTTGTTGGGCCCAGGGACCAAGCTCTTTGTTACAG atcagcagctccccgaccCTTCAGTGAAACTGCTTGGGCCGTCAGCCGAGGAGATGTCCGCCAAAGGAACAGGCACCTTAGTTTGCCTGGTCAGTAAGCTGTCGGTGGGCTTCCCTGTCGTCAGCTGGACAGTGGACGGGAGTCCGACCAGCCGTGAGGTGAAAACCAGCGCAGTGAGGCGGAACACGGACAGAACTTTCAGTCTCAGCAGCTACCTGACGGTGCCCGGCACAGACTGGAGTAGTGGCAAGGTATACTCCTGCGTGGTTAAACTCGGAGAGGCATCGACAACATCCGCAACAGTCACACAGTCCAACTGTTAA